From a region of the Tachypleus tridentatus isolate NWPU-2018 chromosome 1, ASM421037v1, whole genome shotgun sequence genome:
- the LOC143244477 gene encoding ETS homologous factor-like isoform X3 yields the protein MKGEDPFVLLFSQKLEEFESHSPTPLETTMYRWPGRDRSGPYDVRIGSRKNSERPLPSKMINQQDTETPLYSFQYLPNDQYNELGDIDMARQYVIDEILHSASDFGEGITQSFNHGVSPSTENQLTLLDDLVLEDIMAETSFKNKPVNDWNQSDVIEWVHWWAAENKVEAIAVNIPAFSTLCGKDITKMSNYDFLQLDSQYGERIYEYLQLYIHYHHVEWQDNTMSLESFDQTQHQVPSWTGQRSGYWQHILNNNVPGRSPYSGTVSLVTKKVGSGKRGRPPKKDAKSRNRQGKGHGKLWEFIRDLLLNPAYNPSYIRWERQEEGIFKFVQSDKVAKLWGERKQNTSMTYEKLSRAMRYYYKSQVLLPVFGRRLVYKFGPNATGWRPQIQH from the exons ATGGCCGGGCCGGGACAGGTCGGGGCCttatgacgtcaggataggatcaaggaagaa CAGTGAACGACCTCTTCCGTCGAAAATGATTAACCAACAAGATACGGAAACTCCATTATATTCTTTCCAG TACCTACCTAACGACCAGTATAATGAACTTGGTGATATAGACATGGCCAGGCAATATGTGATTGACGAAATTTTACACAGTGCCTCGGATTTTGGTGAAGGAATCACGCAGAGTTTCAACCATGGCGTTTCACCATCCACTGAAAACCAGCTAACCCTACTGGACG ATCTAGTTCTGGAGGACATCATGGCAGAGAcgtctttcaaaaataaacccGTGAATGACTGGAATCAATCTGACGTCATCGAATGGGTTCATTGGTGGGCTGCCGAAAACAAAGTGGAAGCTATAGCAGTAAACATACCGGCTTTTTCCACCCTTTGTGGGAAGGACATAACAAAAATGAGTAATTACGATTTCCTGCAGTTAGATTCTCAATATGGCGAAAGGATATACGAGTACTTACAGTTATACATTCATTACCACCATGTTG AATGGCAAGATAATACAATGTCCCTGGAGTCATTTGACCAAACTCAGCATCAGGTGCCTTCCTGGACAGGCCAAAGGTCGGGATATTGGCAACACATTTTGAACAACAACGTTCCAGGTAGAAGTCCATATTCAGGCACAG TTTCGTTGGTAACAAAAAAGGTTGGATCAGGTAAAAGAGGCAGGCCACCAAAGAAAGATGCTAAGTCCAGGAATAGGCAAg GAAAAGGACACGGAAAACTTTGGGAGTTTATTCGGGATTTGTTACTGAATCCAGCGTATAATCCTAGTTACATACGATGGGAGCGGCAGGAAGAAGGAATTTTCAAGTTTGTACAATCAGACAAAGTCGCCAAATTGTGGGGTGAACGCAAACAGAATACCAGCATGACTTACGAAAAACTGAGCAGAGCTATGAG GTACTACTACAAGAGTCAAGTTCTGCTTCCTGTGTTTGGGCGCCGTCTGGTGTACAAATTTGGACCTAACGCTACCGGCTGGAGACCGCAGATCCAGCACTAG
- the LOC143244477 gene encoding ETS homologous factor-like isoform X1: protein MKGEDPFVLLFSQKLEEFESHSPTPLETTMYRWPGRDRSGPYDVRIGSRKNSERPLPSKMINQQDTETPLYSFQYLPNDQYNELGDIDMARQYVIDEILHSASDFGEGITQSFNHGVSPSTENQLTLLDDLVLEDIMAETSFKNKPVNDWNQSDVIEWVHWWAAENKVEAIAVNIPAFSTLCGKDITKMSNYDFLQLDSQYGERIYEYLQLYIHYHHVEWQDNTMSLESFDQTQHQVPSWTGQRSGYWQHILNNNVPGRSPYSGTDSDPESTSSATSGLSENQGSSVHFIPSINSVHKPVSLVTKKVGSGKRGRPPKKDAKSRNRQGKGHGKLWEFIRDLLLNPAYNPSYIRWERQEEGIFKFVQSDKVAKLWGERKQNTSMTYEKLSRAMRYYYKSQVLLPVFGRRLVYKFGPNATGWRPQIQH, encoded by the exons ATGGCCGGGCCGGGACAGGTCGGGGCCttatgacgtcaggataggatcaaggaagaa CAGTGAACGACCTCTTCCGTCGAAAATGATTAACCAACAAGATACGGAAACTCCATTATATTCTTTCCAG TACCTACCTAACGACCAGTATAATGAACTTGGTGATATAGACATGGCCAGGCAATATGTGATTGACGAAATTTTACACAGTGCCTCGGATTTTGGTGAAGGAATCACGCAGAGTTTCAACCATGGCGTTTCACCATCCACTGAAAACCAGCTAACCCTACTGGACG ATCTAGTTCTGGAGGACATCATGGCAGAGAcgtctttcaaaaataaacccGTGAATGACTGGAATCAATCTGACGTCATCGAATGGGTTCATTGGTGGGCTGCCGAAAACAAAGTGGAAGCTATAGCAGTAAACATACCGGCTTTTTCCACCCTTTGTGGGAAGGACATAACAAAAATGAGTAATTACGATTTCCTGCAGTTAGATTCTCAATATGGCGAAAGGATATACGAGTACTTACAGTTATACATTCATTACCACCATGTTG AATGGCAAGATAATACAATGTCCCTGGAGTCATTTGACCAAACTCAGCATCAGGTGCCTTCCTGGACAGGCCAAAGGTCGGGATATTGGCAACACATTTTGAACAACAACGTTCCAGGTAGAAGTCCATATTCAGGCACAG ATTCCGATCCCGAGAGTACTAGTAGCGCCACTAGTGGTTTGAGTGAGAATCAGGGTAGTTCTGTTCACTTTATACCGTCCATTAACTCCGTCCATAAACCAG TTTCGTTGGTAACAAAAAAGGTTGGATCAGGTAAAAGAGGCAGGCCACCAAAGAAAGATGCTAAGTCCAGGAATAGGCAAg GAAAAGGACACGGAAAACTTTGGGAGTTTATTCGGGATTTGTTACTGAATCCAGCGTATAATCCTAGTTACATACGATGGGAGCGGCAGGAAGAAGGAATTTTCAAGTTTGTACAATCAGACAAAGTCGCCAAATTGTGGGGTGAACGCAAACAGAATACCAGCATGACTTACGAAAAACTGAGCAGAGCTATGAG GTACTACTACAAGAGTCAAGTTCTGCTTCCTGTGTTTGGGCGCCGTCTGGTGTACAAATTTGGACCTAACGCTACCGGCTGGAGACCGCAGATCCAGCACTAG
- the LOC143244477 gene encoding ETS homologous factor-like isoform X4 — translation MINQQDTETPLYSFQYLPNDQYNELGDIDMARQYVIDEILHSASDFGEGITQSFNHGVSPSTENQLTLLDDLVLEDIMAETSFKNKPVNDWNQSDVIEWVHWWAAENKVEAIAVNIPAFSTLCGKDITKMSNYDFLQLDSQYGERIYEYLQLYIHYHHVEWQDNTMSLESFDQTQHQVPSWTGQRSGYWQHILNNNVPGRSPYSGTDSDPESTSSATSGLSENQGSSVHFIPSINSVHKPVSLVTKKVGSGKRGRPPKKDAKSRNRQGKGHGKLWEFIRDLLLNPAYNPSYIRWERQEEGIFKFVQSDKVAKLWGERKQNTSMTYEKLSRAMRYYYKSQVLLPVFGRRLVYKFGPNATGWRPQIQH, via the exons ATGATTAACCAACAAGATACGGAAACTCCATTATATTCTTTCCAG TACCTACCTAACGACCAGTATAATGAACTTGGTGATATAGACATGGCCAGGCAATATGTGATTGACGAAATTTTACACAGTGCCTCGGATTTTGGTGAAGGAATCACGCAGAGTTTCAACCATGGCGTTTCACCATCCACTGAAAACCAGCTAACCCTACTGGACG ATCTAGTTCTGGAGGACATCATGGCAGAGAcgtctttcaaaaataaacccGTGAATGACTGGAATCAATCTGACGTCATCGAATGGGTTCATTGGTGGGCTGCCGAAAACAAAGTGGAAGCTATAGCAGTAAACATACCGGCTTTTTCCACCCTTTGTGGGAAGGACATAACAAAAATGAGTAATTACGATTTCCTGCAGTTAGATTCTCAATATGGCGAAAGGATATACGAGTACTTACAGTTATACATTCATTACCACCATGTTG AATGGCAAGATAATACAATGTCCCTGGAGTCATTTGACCAAACTCAGCATCAGGTGCCTTCCTGGACAGGCCAAAGGTCGGGATATTGGCAACACATTTTGAACAACAACGTTCCAGGTAGAAGTCCATATTCAGGCACAG ATTCCGATCCCGAGAGTACTAGTAGCGCCACTAGTGGTTTGAGTGAGAATCAGGGTAGTTCTGTTCACTTTATACCGTCCATTAACTCCGTCCATAAACCAG TTTCGTTGGTAACAAAAAAGGTTGGATCAGGTAAAAGAGGCAGGCCACCAAAGAAAGATGCTAAGTCCAGGAATAGGCAAg GAAAAGGACACGGAAAACTTTGGGAGTTTATTCGGGATTTGTTACTGAATCCAGCGTATAATCCTAGTTACATACGATGGGAGCGGCAGGAAGAAGGAATTTTCAAGTTTGTACAATCAGACAAAGTCGCCAAATTGTGGGGTGAACGCAAACAGAATACCAGCATGACTTACGAAAAACTGAGCAGAGCTATGAG GTACTACTACAAGAGTCAAGTTCTGCTTCCTGTGTTTGGGCGCCGTCTGGTGTACAAATTTGGACCTAACGCTACCGGCTGGAGACCGCAGATCCAGCACTAG
- the LOC143244477 gene encoding ETS homologous factor-like isoform X2 translates to MKGEDPFVLLFSQKLEEFESHSPTPLETTMYSSERPLPSKMINQQDTETPLYSFQYLPNDQYNELGDIDMARQYVIDEILHSASDFGEGITQSFNHGVSPSTENQLTLLDDLVLEDIMAETSFKNKPVNDWNQSDVIEWVHWWAAENKVEAIAVNIPAFSTLCGKDITKMSNYDFLQLDSQYGERIYEYLQLYIHYHHVEWQDNTMSLESFDQTQHQVPSWTGQRSGYWQHILNNNVPGRSPYSGTDSDPESTSSATSGLSENQGSSVHFIPSINSVHKPVSLVTKKVGSGKRGRPPKKDAKSRNRQGKGHGKLWEFIRDLLLNPAYNPSYIRWERQEEGIFKFVQSDKVAKLWGERKQNTSMTYEKLSRAMRYYYKSQVLLPVFGRRLVYKFGPNATGWRPQIQH, encoded by the exons CAGTGAACGACCTCTTCCGTCGAAAATGATTAACCAACAAGATACGGAAACTCCATTATATTCTTTCCAG TACCTACCTAACGACCAGTATAATGAACTTGGTGATATAGACATGGCCAGGCAATATGTGATTGACGAAATTTTACACAGTGCCTCGGATTTTGGTGAAGGAATCACGCAGAGTTTCAACCATGGCGTTTCACCATCCACTGAAAACCAGCTAACCCTACTGGACG ATCTAGTTCTGGAGGACATCATGGCAGAGAcgtctttcaaaaataaacccGTGAATGACTGGAATCAATCTGACGTCATCGAATGGGTTCATTGGTGGGCTGCCGAAAACAAAGTGGAAGCTATAGCAGTAAACATACCGGCTTTTTCCACCCTTTGTGGGAAGGACATAACAAAAATGAGTAATTACGATTTCCTGCAGTTAGATTCTCAATATGGCGAAAGGATATACGAGTACTTACAGTTATACATTCATTACCACCATGTTG AATGGCAAGATAATACAATGTCCCTGGAGTCATTTGACCAAACTCAGCATCAGGTGCCTTCCTGGACAGGCCAAAGGTCGGGATATTGGCAACACATTTTGAACAACAACGTTCCAGGTAGAAGTCCATATTCAGGCACAG ATTCCGATCCCGAGAGTACTAGTAGCGCCACTAGTGGTTTGAGTGAGAATCAGGGTAGTTCTGTTCACTTTATACCGTCCATTAACTCCGTCCATAAACCAG TTTCGTTGGTAACAAAAAAGGTTGGATCAGGTAAAAGAGGCAGGCCACCAAAGAAAGATGCTAAGTCCAGGAATAGGCAAg GAAAAGGACACGGAAAACTTTGGGAGTTTATTCGGGATTTGTTACTGAATCCAGCGTATAATCCTAGTTACATACGATGGGAGCGGCAGGAAGAAGGAATTTTCAAGTTTGTACAATCAGACAAAGTCGCCAAATTGTGGGGTGAACGCAAACAGAATACCAGCATGACTTACGAAAAACTGAGCAGAGCTATGAG GTACTACTACAAGAGTCAAGTTCTGCTTCCTGTGTTTGGGCGCCGTCTGGTGTACAAATTTGGACCTAACGCTACCGGCTGGAGACCGCAGATCCAGCACTAG